In Croceibacterium atlanticum, one DNA window encodes the following:
- the katG gene encoding catalase/peroxidase HPI, which produces MNEMAKQPGKCPVVHGGMTSAGVSNMEWWPQALNLGILSQHDTKTNPMGKGFDYRKELEKLDFEALKQDMRDLMTDSQDWWPADWGHYGGLMIRMAWHSAGSYRVADGRGGGGTGNQRFAPLNSWPDNVSLDKARRLLWPIKKKYGNKVSWADLIILAGNIAYETMGLKTFGFGFGREDIWGPELDTYWGSEKEWLAPSGSEGSRYSGERDLENPLAAVMMGLIYVNPEGVDGHPDPLKTAQDVRVTFARMAMNDEETVALTAGGHTVGKCHGNGDASTLGPDPEAVGVEAQGFGWANSTGKGFGPDTVTSGIEGAWTTNPTVFDMGYFDMLLDHEWELKKSPAGAWQWEPVQIAEEDRPLDVENPSIRHNPIMTDADMAMKVDPSYREIMERFRADPAYFKDTFARAWFKLTHRDMGPRARYVGPDVPSEELIWQDPVPAGSTSYDVAGAKAKIAASGLSIGEMVSTAWDSARTFRGSDLRGGANGARIRLEPMKGWEGNEPDRLAKVLAVLEPIAAETGASIADIIVLAGNVGVEKAAKAAGFDIAVPFAPGRGDATQEMTDRESFEPLEPIHDGYRNWLQKDYVVSSAELMLDRTQLMGLTAPEMTVLVGGMRMLGTNHGGTKHGVFTDREGALTNDFFVNLVDMANRWNKVEDNLYEIIDRKSGETKWTATELDLTFGSNSILRAYAEVYAQDDNAEKFVKDFVAAWVKVMNADRFDLD; this is translated from the coding sequence ATGAACGAGATGGCGAAGCAACCGGGCAAATGCCCCGTGGTGCATGGCGGCATGACCTCCGCCGGCGTGTCCAACATGGAATGGTGGCCGCAGGCGCTCAATCTGGGCATTCTCAGCCAGCATGACACGAAGACCAACCCGATGGGGAAGGGCTTCGATTATCGCAAGGAACTGGAGAAGCTCGACTTCGAAGCTCTCAAGCAGGACATGCGTGACCTGATGACCGACAGCCAGGACTGGTGGCCGGCTGACTGGGGCCATTATGGCGGCCTGATGATCCGCATGGCCTGGCATTCGGCAGGTTCCTATCGCGTCGCGGACGGGCGCGGCGGTGGCGGCACCGGCAATCAGCGTTTTGCGCCGCTCAATTCCTGGCCCGACAATGTCAGCCTGGACAAGGCGCGCCGCCTGCTGTGGCCGATCAAGAAGAAATACGGCAACAAGGTGAGCTGGGCGGACCTGATTATCCTGGCCGGCAATATCGCCTATGAAACCATGGGGCTGAAAACATTCGGCTTCGGCTTCGGGCGCGAGGATATCTGGGGGCCGGAGCTGGACACATATTGGGGTTCGGAAAAGGAATGGCTTGCCCCCAGTGGCAGCGAAGGCAGCCGCTATTCCGGCGAACGCGACCTGGAAAATCCGCTTGCCGCGGTGATGATGGGCCTGATCTACGTCAATCCCGAAGGCGTTGACGGCCATCCCGATCCGCTGAAGACCGCGCAGGACGTGCGCGTCACCTTTGCCCGCATGGCAATGAATGACGAGGAAACCGTTGCGCTTACCGCGGGCGGGCATACCGTCGGCAAATGTCACGGCAATGGCGATGCCAGCACGCTGGGCCCCGATCCGGAAGCTGTCGGCGTGGAGGCGCAGGGCTTCGGCTGGGCCAATTCCACCGGCAAGGGCTTTGGCCCCGACACGGTCACCAGCGGTATCGAAGGCGCGTGGACGACCAATCCCACTGTCTTCGACATGGGTTATTTCGACATGCTGCTGGATCACGAGTGGGAGCTGAAGAAGAGCCCCGCCGGCGCCTGGCAGTGGGAACCTGTCCAGATCGCGGAGGAAGACAGGCCGCTCGATGTCGAAAACCCGTCGATCCGCCACAATCCGATCATGACCGATGCGGACATGGCGATGAAGGTGGACCCGTCCTATCGCGAGATCATGGAAAGGTTCCGCGCCGATCCGGCCTATTTCAAGGACACGTTCGCGCGGGCATGGTTCAAGCTGACCCATCGCGACATGGGGCCGCGGGCCCGCTATGTCGGCCCGGACGTGCCTTCGGAAGAGCTGATCTGGCAGGACCCGGTCCCGGCCGGTTCGACAAGCTATGACGTGGCAGGCGCCAAGGCGAAGATCGCGGCCAGCGGCCTGTCGATCGGCGAAATGGTTTCAACCGCCTGGGACAGTGCACGCACGTTCCGCGGTTCGGATCTGCGGGGCGGCGCCAATGGCGCGCGCATCCGCCTGGAACCGATGAAGGGCTGGGAAGGCAATGAGCCGGATCGCCTGGCGAAAGTGCTGGCCGTGCTGGAACCCATCGCAGCCGAAACGGGCGCCAGCATTGCGGATATCATCGTGCTGGCCGGCAATGTCGGTGTCGAAAAGGCGGCCAAGGCAGCCGGTTTCGACATTGCCGTCCCCTTCGCCCCCGGCCGCGGTGACGCGACCCAGGAGATGACGGACCGCGAGAGTTTCGAGCCGCTGGAACCGATCCATGACGGCTACCGCAACTGGCTCCAGAAAGACTATGTCGTCAGTTCAGCGGAACTCATGCTCGACCGCACCCAGCTCATGGGGCTGACCGCGCCGGAAATGACCGTGCTGGTCGGCGGGATGCGTATGCTCGGCACCAATCACGGCGGCACGAAGCACGGCGTGTTCACTGACCGCGAAGGCGCGCTGACGAATGATTTCTTCGTCAACCTGGTGGACATGGCCAATCGCTGGAACAAGGTGGAAGATAATCTCTATGAAATTATCGATCGCAAGTCCGGCGAAACGAAATGGACCGCGACGGAACTCGATCTCACCTTCGGTTCCAATTCGATCCTGCGGGCCTATGCGGAAGTCTATGCCCAGGACGACAATGCGGAGAAGTTCGTGAAAGACTTCGTCGCAGCCTGGGTAAAAGTGATGAATGCCGATCGGTTCGACCTGGACTGA
- a CDS encoding AAA family ATPase, whose amino-acid sequence MTDPHSIVSQIGDLAQNGERMIERLRKRAFLPESRKGLNVRFGIAEAAQLLDCSTNRIRMAEEDGRLPPPPAGENGRRLGYTVEELLNMREVLGASPRRAENDVPAMIAVQNFKGGVGKSTVTTHLAHYFAVQGYRVLVVDCDSQATTTTLFGFNPHFNITREETLYPYLSIDPTQADLLYAVMRTPWPNVDLIPSNLELFDVEYELAAAGADGESVLAARFRKLKQGLNDLARNYDVVILDPPPALGTISLAVMQAANALLVPLAATTPDFCSTVQFLSMMDQVLQQLIEAGVQVDYSFVRLICSKFDPGDPSHDMVRAIMEQSFGPALLPVHILESAEISHAAMRMMTVYELEKPIGTARTHKRCKANLDEAMGQIEQLVRNGWGRVENVDEELVVNG is encoded by the coding sequence ATGACCGATCCGCATTCAATCGTCTCCCAAATCGGCGATCTCGCTCAAAATGGGGAGAGGATGATCGAGCGGCTTCGCAAGAGAGCCTTTTTGCCCGAAAGCCGCAAGGGGTTGAATGTGCGCTTCGGCATTGCCGAGGCGGCGCAATTGCTTGATTGTTCGACCAATCGCATCCGCATGGCGGAAGAAGACGGCCGCCTGCCCCCTCCCCCCGCAGGCGAAAACGGGCGCAGGCTCGGCTATACGGTCGAGGAATTGCTGAATATGCGCGAAGTGCTGGGCGCTTCGCCGCGCCGGGCCGAAAATGACGTGCCCGCCATGATCGCGGTGCAGAATTTCAAGGGCGGCGTGGGCAAATCCACCGTCACCACCCACCTCGCCCATTATTTCGCCGTGCAGGGTTATCGCGTGCTGGTGGTGGATTGCGACAGCCAGGCCACCACGACCACGCTGTTCGGCTTCAACCCGCATTTCAACATCACGCGCGAAGAAACGCTGTATCCCTATCTGTCGATCGACCCGACCCAGGCGGACCTGCTTTACGCGGTGATGCGCACGCCCTGGCCCAATGTGGACCTGATCCCTTCCAATCTCGAACTGTTCGATGTGGAATATGAACTGGCGGCGGCCGGGGCCGATGGGGAAAGCGTGCTTGCGGCACGTTTTCGCAAATTAAAACAAGGGCTTAATGACCTTGCCCGCAATTATGACGTGGTCATTCTGGACCCGCCCCCTGCGCTGGGCACGATCAGCCTGGCGGTGATGCAGGCGGCCAATGCGCTGCTGGTGCCGCTGGCGGCGACCACGCCGGATTTCTGTTCCACCGTGCAGTTTCTTTCGATGATGGACCAGGTGCTGCAACAGCTGATCGAAGCGGGGGTGCAGGTGGATTACAGCTTCGTCCGGCTGATCTGTTCCAAGTTCGATCCCGGCGATCCCAGCCATGACATGGTGCGGGCGATCATGGAACAGAGCTTCGGCCCTGCCCTGCTGCCGGTGCATATTCTGGAAAGCGCGGAAATCAGCCACGCCGCCATGCGGATGATGACGGTTTACGAACTGGAAAAGCCGATCGGCACGGCCCGCACGCACAAACGCTGCAAGGCCAATCTGGACGAGGCGATGGGCCAGATCGAACAGCTGGTCCGCAATGGCTGGGGCCGGGTGGAAAATGTGGACGAGGAACTGGTCGTCAATGGCTAA
- a CDS encoding ParB/RepB/Spo0J family partition protein, producing the protein MARKQKDYLAALLAEDEDTDAPANGAAPSPSPSNGPASSSGPAPAEADTPPPSPAALRAERARGTTLLGRQSAIARVASGEVRQVTQLLLDPARVRVWEGNARSYQHLSEESCRELIDSIIAEGGQKVPAIVRKAKDDPDHDYEVIAGTRRHWSISWLRAHSYPDMKFLAQAVEMDDEAAFRLADLENRARKDVSDLERARNYAAALKTHYDNHLTRMAERLKLSKGWLSKMLKVAKIPDGVVEAFSSPADVQLKPAYPLAQALDDKDRAAAIRREAAKIAKQQQQQRENGAPALPSAEVIARLLAAGQTSDKPEKLVLEGAHGRPAVTVQSSNRQGVTLRLHSGHGLSDKDLLNRLQDALYALEEEGRGLQR; encoded by the coding sequence ATGGCCCGGAAACAGAAAGATTATCTCGCCGCCCTGCTGGCAGAGGACGAGGATACGGACGCCCCCGCCAATGGCGCGGCGCCCTCCCCCTCCCCTTCCAATGGCCCCGCCTCATCTTCCGGCCCGGCCCCGGCCGAAGCGGACACGCCGCCCCCCTCCCCCGCCGCTTTGCGGGCGGAACGGGCGCGCGGCACCACCTTGCTCGGCCGGCAGAGCGCGATTGCCCGCGTCGCCAGCGGCGAGGTGCGGCAGGTCACGCAATTGCTGCTGGACCCGGCGCGGGTGCGCGTGTGGGAAGGCAATGCCCGGTCCTATCAGCATCTGAGCGAGGAAAGCTGCCGCGAACTGATCGATTCCATCATCGCCGAAGGCGGGCAGAAAGTGCCGGCCATCGTGCGCAAGGCGAAGGACGATCCCGATCACGATTATGAAGTGATCGCGGGCACGCGCCGCCACTGGTCGATCAGCTGGCTGCGCGCCCATTCCTATCCGGACATGAAGTTCCTGGCGCAGGCCGTGGAAATGGATGACGAGGCGGCCTTCCGCCTGGCCGACCTGGAAAACCGCGCGCGCAAGGACGTGTCCGACCTGGAACGCGCGCGCAATTATGCCGCCGCGCTGAAAACCCATTACGACAATCACCTGACGCGGATGGCCGAACGGCTGAAACTGTCCAAGGGCTGGCTGTCCAAGATGCTGAAGGTGGCGAAGATACCCGATGGCGTGGTGGAAGCCTTTTCCTCCCCCGCAGACGTGCAGCTGAAGCCCGCCTATCCGCTGGCACAGGCACTGGATGACAAGGACCGCGCAGCCGCCATCAGGCGCGAAGCGGCGAAGATCGCGAAACAGCAGCAACAGCAGCGGGAAAATGGCGCGCCCGCCCTCCCCTCTGCCGAAGTCATCGCCCGCCTGCTTGCCGCCGGGCAGACATCGGACAAGCCGGAAAAGCTGGTGCTGGAAGGGGCGCATGGCCGCCCCGCCGTGACGGTGCAGAGCAGCAACAGGCAGGGCGTGACATTGCGGCTCCATTCCGGCCACGGCCTTTCCGACAAGGACTTGCTGAACCGGTTGCAGGATGCGCTCTATGCGCTGGAGGAGGAAGGCCGCGGCCTGCAACGCTGA
- a CDS encoding replication initiator protein A, with translation MSRASRRAVNEQFDLFLPYLADLPLRDQREMMERPFFSLSKSKRVKPIDYTAPDGKLWVHVSANPDYGMATIWDADILIYCASMLADMARRGVNDVPRKLHIMPYDLLRAIGRPTTGRSYELLGQALDRLVSTTIKTNIRAEKRREATFSWLDGWTQLVDEETERSRGMTLELSNWFWEGVTMKGGVLSIDRAYFDISGGRERWLYRVARKHAGGAGEGGFAISMPVLFEKSGAEGQYRRFKFEILKLAEKNTLPGYRLSVETSARDGEPMLRMTREDGKDGAEPDLATAAPGATPGAAPDTPDAPQARPVSPGKRKQGRASKGAGQGTQTGAQGAEESAAGQEDLVDASSLVRSTLVGLSDKTTRGFMTDETIEHLREKCPGWDLYALHADFERWVAADSERTPANWQKAFIGWVRRHHEKHRHQLRG, from the coding sequence ATGAGCCGCGCAAGCCGCCGCGCCGTGAACGAACAGTTCGACCTGTTCCTGCCCTATCTTGCCGATCTGCCCCTGCGCGATCAGCGCGAGATGATGGAACGGCCCTTCTTCTCGCTGTCCAAGTCCAAGCGCGTGAAGCCGATCGATTACACCGCGCCCGATGGCAAATTATGGGTCCATGTCAGCGCCAATCCCGATTACGGCATGGCCACGATCTGGGATGCCGACATATTGATCTATTGCGCCAGCATGTTGGCGGACATGGCCCGGCGCGGCGTGAACGACGTGCCGCGCAAGCTGCACATCATGCCCTATGATCTGCTGCGCGCCATTGGCCGCCCGACCACGGGCCGGTCCTATGAATTGCTGGGGCAGGCGCTGGACCGGCTCGTATCCACCACGATCAAGACCAATATCCGCGCCGAGAAACGGCGGGAGGCGACCTTCTCCTGGCTGGATGGCTGGACCCAGCTGGTGGATGAAGAAACCGAACGCAGCCGGGGCATGACGCTGGAACTGTCCAACTGGTTCTGGGAAGGCGTGACGATGAAGGGCGGGGTGCTTTCCATCGACCGCGCCTATTTCGATATCAGCGGCGGGCGGGAACGCTGGCTGTACCGCGTGGCGCGCAAACATGCAGGCGGCGCGGGGGAGGGCGGCTTTGCCATATCCATGCCCGTCCTGTTCGAAAAATCCGGGGCGGAAGGGCAATATCGCCGCTTCAAGTTCGAGATATTGAAGCTGGCGGAAAAGAACACGCTGCCCGGATACCGGCTTTCAGTCGAAACCTCCGCCCGCGATGGCGAACCCATGCTGCGCATGACGCGGGAAGACGGCAAGGACGGGGCGGAACCCGATCTCGCCACCGCCGCGCCGGGCGCCACGCCGGGCGCCGCGCCGGACACGCCCGATGCCCCGCAGGCGCGCCCTGTTTCCCCGGGGAAACGCAAGCAGGGGCGTGCGAGCAAGGGTGCAGGGCAGGGCACGCAAACCGGGGCGCAGGGCGCTGAGGAGAGCGCGGCAGGGCAGGAAGATCTGGTCGATGCGTCCAGCCTCGTCCGGTCCACCCTTGTCGGCCTGTCGGACAAGACGACGCGCGGCTTCATGACGGACGAGACGATCGAACATCTGCGCGAGAAATGCCCGGGTTGGGATCTCTACGCGCTCCATGCCGATTTTGAACGCTGGGTCGCCGCCGATAGCGAACGCACGCCCGCCAATTGGCAGAAGGCCTTTATCGGTTGGGTCCGCCGCCACCACGAAAAACACCGCCACCAGCTGCGCGGCTGA
- a CDS encoding AAA family ATPase, producing MGLVLNRIAIENFRKFRDRQEITGLTDGLNVIVEPNETGKSTLMEAVRAALFLRHGSKTQLIKSFQPYGDAVAPQVELDFTIDGAPYRLVKRFLSRPVAELEGPDGRQHGDAAEEALQSLLGFEKQSSGLDSTSLGTLGLLWVPQTEGLDLVPPGDKVREGIGGALEGQADALLGSAMFDRVRDRIEAEYTRFRTARAGSSTGELKQAEARLEEAEAALKEAQQRESALEAAYAELEQARGQLALVAGELADPGDMEQREKLAGDLELARGAAQRLETEQARHAGAAARVEKLEDLHRRHDQARRLVTESEAELKRRKADHAILADGLANARRKAAETGAALDECRRARNEARKALDAAQKQEARRRERADIERARQRHAGLLKLEEQRAQFARIARTAVPASAFTDLERIEAAIDQERAVLQAGGVRIAFSGSANVTLDGENLAEGETTLTREARIALADGSEIRIHPPANLAGAEYRLEDARARHAALLEELQAGSLAELRSRDRAARDAAVELQGIGKQIEALTAADETLGIAAGAEALKLFIAELPEGADPAEEDGGKTPPLPELQQALEESETALARAEEFNQSALDELRTAEKDEMAGSVRTSQAEGEFARGQRDLAEIEALAEFATLADDLPEARADLARKAAALEEARRNAAALDADAIRRRMEMLDRRREGAARRKAELDQEIARLETRIETEGGRGLAERTATARDEQAAAAAALARMTDEAETLALLRDVLGEAREEVSRSMVGPVAERARRYTQRILPGCDPIFGSDLGMAAIRRASGEEDCNLLSQGTQEQLAVLSRLAFAELLREEGRPVSLMLDDPLVYSDDVRLDAMIDLLEEASRDMQIIVLTCRERAFRAAPGKRLRLLDAV from the coding sequence ATGGGGCTGGTGCTGAACCGCATCGCGATAGAGAATTTCCGCAAGTTCCGGGATCGGCAGGAAATCACCGGGCTGACCGATGGGCTGAATGTCATCGTCGAACCGAATGAAACCGGCAAATCCACCCTGATGGAGGCGGTGCGCGCCGCCCTGTTCCTGCGCCACGGATCGAAAACGCAGCTGATCAAGTCCTTCCAGCCATATGGCGATGCCGTGGCCCCGCAGGTGGAACTGGATTTCACGATTGACGGCGCGCCCTATCGCCTCGTCAAACGCTTCCTCTCCCGCCCGGTGGCGGAACTGGAAGGCCCGGACGGGCGCCAGCATGGCGATGCCGCGGAAGAGGCGCTACAAAGCCTGCTGGGCTTTGAAAAACAGTCCAGCGGGCTGGATTCCACCTCCCTTGGCACTCTGGGCCTGCTCTGGGTTCCGCAGACGGAAGGGCTGGATCTCGTCCCGCCCGGCGACAAGGTGCGCGAAGGGATTGGCGGCGCGCTGGAAGGGCAGGCCGATGCGCTGCTGGGTTCCGCCATGTTCGACCGCGTGCGCGACAGGATAGAGGCGGAATATACGCGGTTCCGCACGGCCCGCGCGGGCAGCAGCACTGGCGAACTGAAACAGGCCGAAGCGCGGTTGGAAGAAGCCGAAGCCGCGCTGAAAGAGGCGCAGCAGCGCGAAAGCGCACTGGAAGCCGCCTATGCCGAACTGGAACAGGCGCGCGGGCAATTGGCGCTGGTGGCGGGCGAACTGGCCGATCCGGGCGATATGGAACAGCGGGAAAAGCTGGCCGGAGACCTTGAACTGGCCAGGGGCGCAGCGCAGCGGCTCGAAACCGAACAGGCGCGCCATGCCGGTGCCGCCGCGCGGGTGGAAAAGCTGGAGGATCTGCACCGCCGGCACGATCAGGCGCGCAGGCTGGTGACGGAAAGCGAGGCGGAGCTGAAAAGGCGCAAGGCCGATCACGCCATTCTGGCCGATGGGCTGGCCAATGCACGGCGCAAGGCGGCGGAAACGGGCGCCGCGCTGGATGAATGCCGCAGGGCCCGCAATGAAGCGCGCAAGGCGCTGGACGCCGCGCAGAAGCAGGAGGCGCGCCGCCGGGAACGCGCCGATATCGAACGGGCGCGGCAACGCCATGCAGGCCTGCTGAAACTGGAAGAACAGCGCGCCCAATTTGCCCGCATTGCCAGAACCGCCGTGCCCGCATCCGCCTTCACCGATCTGGAACGGATCGAAGCGGCGATAGACCAGGAACGCGCGGTCTTGCAGGCGGGCGGCGTGCGGATTGCCTTCAGCGGTTCCGCCAATGTCACGCTGGATGGTGAAAATCTGGCCGAAGGGGAAACCACGCTGACCCGCGAAGCGCGCATCGCGCTGGCCGATGGCAGCGAAATCCGCATCCACCCGCCCGCCAACCTCGCCGGGGCGGAATATCGCCTGGAAGATGCCCGCGCCCGCCATGCCGCCCTGCTGGAAGAATTGCAGGCCGGATCGCTGGCCGAATTGCGCAGCCGGGACCGGGCAGCCCGCGATGCGGCGGTGGAATTGCAGGGCATCGGCAAACAGATCGAGGCATTGACGGCGGCCGACGAAACGCTGGGCATCGCCGCCGGGGCGGAGGCGCTTAAACTCTTCATCGCCGAATTGCCGGAAGGCGCGGACCCTGCCGAAGAGGATGGCGGGAAGACCCCTCCCCTCCCCGAATTGCAGCAGGCGCTGGAAGAAAGCGAAACCGCCCTCGCCCGGGCCGAGGAATTCAACCAGTCCGCGCTGGACGAATTGCGGACGGCGGAAAAGGACGAAATGGCCGGCTCCGTCCGCACGAGCCAGGCGGAAGGCGAATTTGCGCGCGGCCAGCGCGACCTGGCGGAGATAGAGGCGCTGGCCGAATTCGCCACGCTGGCGGATGACTTGCCCGAAGCGCGCGCCGATCTCGCCCGGAAGGCGGCGGCGCTGGAAGAGGCACGGCGCAATGCCGCCGCGCTGGATGCGGATGCGATCCGGCGGCGGATGGAGATGCTGGACCGGCGGCGCGAAGGGGCCGCGCGGCGCAAGGCGGAACTCGACCAGGAAATTGCCCGGCTCGAAACCCGGATCGAAACGGAAGGCGGGCGCGGTCTGGCCGAACGCACTGCCACGGCCCGCGACGAACAGGCCGCCGCCGCCGCCGCACTGGCGCGGATGACGGACGAGGCGGAAACGCTGGCCCTGCTGCGCGATGTGCTGGGCGAAGCGCGGGAAGAAGTATCGCGGAGCATGGTCGGCCCGGTGGCGGAACGGGCGCGCCGCTATACACAGCGGATCCTGCCCGGATGCGATCCGATATTCGGGTCCGACCTCGGCATGGCGGCAATCCGCCGCGCCAGCGGGGAAGAGGATTGCAATCTCCTGTCGCAGGGCACGCAGGAACAGCTTGCCGTCCTCTCCCGCCTCGCCTTTGCCGAATTGCTGCGCGAGGAAGGGCGGCCCGTTTCGCTGATGCTGGACGATCCGCTGGTCTATTCCGACGATGTCCGCCTGGACGCGATGATAGACCTGCTGGAAGAAGCATCGCGCGACATGCAGATCATCGTCCTCACCTGCCGCGAACGCGCCTTCCGCGCCGCACCGGGCAAACGGCTGCGGTTGCTTGATGCGGTGTGA
- a CDS encoding metallophosphoesterase family protein — protein MRFIHTADWQLGKPFGGFDAETRNALTEARFDAIDAVGKAAAAHNAQHVLVAGDVFDTEGPDERTIVQALARMERYACKWWLLPGNHDFARNGGLWDRVRKRAGGRVAVLASHDPVEMEDGVWLLPAPLLHRHMVDDPTAAWDDMETPGARLRIGLAHGSIRDFGTSGEAPNLIAPDRARRARLDYLALGDWHGHLGVDDRTWYSGTPETDRFQRDEPGHCLQVELAEGAAPRVTPVRTGRYQWLARSWTVSDAAGFRAECDRLLGDCTPSDTLLRLNLAGLVPLADRVSMIGHIEDDLRHLLRHLEIRDGDLVARPSEDDLAALDAEGMLGRAAAILKERAEAGGSESALARRALERLFVEIARQGA, from the coding sequence ATGCGGTTCATTCACACGGCTGACTGGCAGCTTGGCAAACCCTTTGGCGGTTTCGACGCGGAAACGCGCAATGCGCTGACGGAAGCGCGTTTCGATGCGATTGACGCGGTGGGCAAGGCGGCGGCGGCGCATAATGCGCAGCACGTGCTGGTGGCGGGCGACGTGTTCGACACGGAAGGGCCGGATGAACGCACCATCGTGCAGGCGCTGGCGCGGATGGAACGCTATGCCTGCAAATGGTGGCTGCTGCCCGGCAATCATGATTTCGCCCGCAATGGCGGCTTGTGGGACCGGGTCCGCAAACGCGCCGGGGGCCGGGTTGCCGTGCTGGCCAGCCACGATCCGGTGGAAATGGAAGATGGCGTGTGGCTGTTGCCCGCCCCATTGCTACACCGGCACATGGTGGATGATCCCACCGCGGCGTGGGACGATATGGAAACGCCGGGCGCGCGGCTGCGGATCGGGCTGGCGCACGGGTCCATCCGCGATTTCGGCACCAGCGGGGAAGCGCCCAACCTGATCGCGCCGGACAGGGCGCGGCGCGCCCGCCTGGATTATCTGGCGCTGGGGGACTGGCACGGCCATCTGGGCGTGGATGATCGCACATGGTATTCCGGCACGCCTGAAACCGACCGTTTCCAGCGGGACGAGCCGGGCCATTGCCTGCAAGTGGAACTGGCCGAAGGCGCGGCGCCGCGCGTCACGCCGGTAAGAACCGGGCGTTACCAATGGCTTGCCCGCAGCTGGACAGTCAGCGATGCCGCCGGTTTCCGCGCCGAATGCGATCGGCTGCTGGGCGATTGCACCCCTTCGGACACGCTGTTGCGGCTGAACCTGGCCGGGCTGGTGCCGCTGGCGGACCGTGTCAGCATGATCGGCCATATCGAAGATGATCTGCGGCATTTGCTGCGCCATCTGGAAATCCGCGATGGCGATCTGGTGGCCCGCCCCAGCGAGGATGATCTGGCCGCGCTGGATGCCGAAGGGATGCTGGGCCGCGCCGCCGCGATCCTGAAGGAACGGGCGGAGGCAGGCGGCAGCGAATCCGCCCTCGCCCGCCGGGCGCTGGAACGGCTATTCGTCGAAATCGCGCGGCAGGGGGCGTGA
- a CDS encoding WGR domain-containing protein, producing the protein MIPLPPDVPPGFAVHLRAVDPARNVARRYEIVATAGLFGEIIVQVDWGRIGTRGQSRRLSFPSEGEAGDYVRTLLRRRNTAHRRIGVAYREVTGSCPVRPGGRGRDSGLRRHIR; encoded by the coding sequence ATGATCCCGCTTCCGCCCGATGTCCCGCCCGGATTTGCCGTGCATCTGCGCGCCGTCGATCCGGCGCGGAACGTGGCGCGCAGATATGAAATCGTCGCCACGGCGGGGCTGTTCGGGGAAATCATCGTCCAGGTGGACTGGGGCAGGATCGGCACACGCGGCCAGTCCCGCCGCCTGTCCTTCCCCAGCGAAGGCGAGGCGGGCGATTACGTGCGCACCCTGCTGCGCCGCCGCAACACCGCCCACCGCCGGATCGGCGTGGCCTATCGCGAAGTTACAGGATCTTGCCCAGTTCGGCCGGGGGGTCGAGGTCGAGATTCTGGGCTACGTCGACATATTCGATGA
- a CDS encoding helix-turn-helix domain-containing protein: protein MAKGVHDKRYQKLLAALIAARQDRGMSQSELASRLGRPQQFVSRYELSKRRLDIIEYVDVAQNLDLDPPAELGKIL from the coding sequence ATGGCAAAAGGGGTGCATGATAAGCGTTATCAGAAACTTCTCGCCGCACTGATCGCTGCGCGCCAGGATCGGGGCATGTCACAATCCGAACTGGCAAGCCGCCTGGGCCGTCCCCAGCAATTCGTTTCCCGCTACGAACTGTCCAAGCGAAGGCTCGACATCATCGAATATGTCGACGTAGCCCAGAATCTCGACCTCGACCCCCCGGCCGAACTGGGCAAGATCCTGTAA